The Treponema rectale genome includes a window with the following:
- the thiC gene encoding phosphomethylpyrimidine synthase ThiC yields MNKKNYTTQMDAARKGILTEQMKAVAASEHYTPEQIMHYVAEGKVVICSNKKHASLKAAGVGSMLRTKINANIGISRDCRDYDLEMEKVMSAVKLGADAIMDLSSHGNTRPFRQKLIESCPVMIGTVPVYDAVIHFQKDLKELTAKDFIDVVRLHAEDGVDFVTLHCGITRKTLEQIKGNQRKMNIVSRGGSLVFAWMSMTGEENPFYEYFNDILEICEKHDVTVSLGDACRPGCLADATDVCQIEELVRLGELTKRAWSHNVQVMVEGPGHVPLNQIAANIEVQKTLCMGAPFYVLGPLVTDIAPGYDHITAAIGGAVAAANGASFLCYVTPAEHLALPDIDDVRQGIIASRIAAHAADIAKGIPYAREIDDRMADARRNLDWDKQFEYALDADTAKKIRESRLPEDDHSDTCSMCGKFCAVRSMNKAIKGELIDIL; encoded by the coding sequence ATGAATAAAAAAAATTACACTACACAGATGGATGCTGCAAGAAAAGGAATCCTTACAGAACAGATGAAGGCAGTTGCAGCCAGTGAGCATTATACTCCGGAACAGATTATGCATTATGTTGCAGAAGGAAAAGTTGTTATATGTTCAAACAAAAAACATGCTTCTTTAAAGGCTGCAGGTGTGGGAAGTATGCTTCGTACAAAGATAAATGCAAATATTGGAATTTCAAGAGATTGCAGGGACTATGATTTAGAAATGGAAAAAGTTATGTCTGCTGTAAAACTTGGTGCTGATGCAATAATGGATCTTTCAAGTCATGGTAATACCCGTCCCTTCAGGCAGAAACTTATTGAATCCTGTCCGGTAATGATAGGAACTGTTCCGGTTTATGATGCGGTAATTCATTTTCAGAAAGATTTAAAAGAATTAACAGCAAAAGATTTTATAGATGTGGTCAGGCTGCATGCAGAAGATGGAGTTGATTTTGTAACCCTTCACTGTGGAATTACCCGCAAAACTCTGGAGCAGATAAAAGGCAATCAGCGCAAGATGAATATTGTCAGCAGGGGAGGCAGTCTTGTTTTTGCATGGATGAGTATGACTGGTGAAGAAAATCCATTTTATGAATACTTTAATGATATTCTTGAAATATGTGAAAAACATGATGTTACAGTTTCTCTTGGTGATGCCTGTCGCCCGGGATGTCTTGCAGATGCTACAGATGTATGTCAGATAGAAGAACTTGTCAGATTGGGGGAACTTACTAAACGTGCCTGGAGTCATAATGTTCAGGTAATGGTGGAAGGTCCGGGACATGTTCCCCTTAATCAGATTGCAGCCAATATAGAAGTGCAGAAGACTTTATGTATGGGGGCACCGTTTTATGTACTTGGTCCTCTGGTAACTGATATTGCTCCGGGCTATGATCATATAACCGCTGCTATCGGAGGTGCAGTTGCAGCCGCTAATGGTGCATCATTTTTATGTTATGTAACTCCTGCAGAACATCTTGCGCTTCCTGATATTGACGACGTGCGTCAGGGAATTATTGCTTCAAGGATTGCAGCTCATGCAGCTGACATTGCAAAAGGAATTCCTTATGCAAGAGAAATTGATGACAGAATGGCAGATGCAAGAAGAAATCTTGACTGGGATAAACAGTTTGAATATGCCCTTGATGCTGATACTGCAAAAAAAATTCGTGAATCCCGTCTGCCGGAAGATGATCACAGTGATACTTGCAGTATGTGCGGAAAATTCTGTGCCGTCAGAAGCATGAATAAAGCCATTAAGGGAGAATTAATAGACATTCTTTAA
- the thiD gene encoding bifunctional hydroxymethylpyrimidine kinase/phosphomethylpyrimidine kinase, whose product MVRTLSESIKTALTIAGSDCSGGAGIQADLKTFAANGVYGMSVITALTAQNTTGVYGIKNTEPEFVKKQIDCVFTDIRPDSVKIGMAGSSETIDVISQVLAFYSAKNIVVDPVMVSTAGTKLLDRDSVSVLTKKLFPLATLVTPNIPEAEIICGLKITKPADMEKAAAFIYEVFGCSVLIKGGHLTKTADDFLLTEGKEEWLYSERIDNPNTHGTGCTLSSAISANLSLGYSLMESVKNAKAYITGAIKSMMCLGKGSGPLNHLWNINTAR is encoded by the coding sequence ATGGTACGGACGCTTTCTGAATCAATAAAAACCGCTTTAACAATTGCAGGAAGCGACTGCAGCGGTGGAGCAGGGATTCAGGCTGACTTAAAGACTTTTGCTGCAAATGGTGTATATGGAATGAGTGTCATTACGGCATTGACTGCACAAAATACAACCGGTGTGTATGGCATAAAAAACACAGAGCCTGAATTTGTAAAAAAACAGATTGACTGTGTTTTTACTGATATAAGACCTGACAGCGTTAAAATCGGAATGGCCGGTTCTTCTGAAACTATAGATGTAATTTCACAGGTTCTGGCTTTCTATTCAGCCAAAAACATTGTGGTAGATCCTGTTATGGTTTCTACAGCGGGAACAAAGCTTTTAGACAGGGATTCTGTCAGTGTACTTACAAAAAAACTTTTTCCTCTTGCAACACTTGTAACCCCGAATATTCCTGAGGCAGAAATAATCTGTGGTCTTAAGATTACAAAACCTGCTGATATGGAAAAAGCTGCCGCATTTATTTATGAAGTTTTTGGCTGCAGTGTTCTGATTAAAGGGGGCCATCTTACAAAAACTGCGGATGATTTCTTACTTACAGAAGGGAAGGAAGAATGGCTTTATTCAGAAAGGATAGATAATCCTAATACTCATGGAACAGGCTGTACTTTATCCAGTGCAATAAGTGCAAACCTGTCGCTGGGTTACTCTTTAATGGAGTCTGTAAAAAATGCTAAGGCTTATATAACCGGTGCAATAAAATCAATGATGTGTTTAGGAAAAGGTTCAGGTCCTCTTAATCACTTATGGAATATAAATACAGCGAGGTAA
- the thiE gene encoding thiamine phosphate synthase, translating to MKLDKSVLSLYAVTDRRWCGEKTFEQQIEESIEGGITILQLREKNITYQKFKDEGIKVKKICSAYHIPFIIDDDVYLAKEIDADGVHIGQSDMKLIDARKVLGKEKIIGVSVQTVEQAVSAEKYGADYLGVGAVFSTNTKDDADSVSIETLKAICASVSIPVVAIGGITFENIAGLSGSGISGIAAISAIYAQKDIRLSCKLLHNKVRECFYGTDAF from the coding sequence ATGAAGTTAGATAAATCCGTTCTTTCTTTATATGCAGTAACCGACAGAAGATGGTGTGGAGAAAAAACTTTTGAACAGCAGATAGAAGAAAGTATTGAAGGCGGAATAACTATTCTTCAGCTTCGTGAAAAAAACATTACATATCAGAAATTTAAGGATGAAGGAATAAAGGTAAAGAAAATATGCTCTGCATACCATATTCCTTTTATAATCGACGATGATGTGTATCTTGCTAAAGAAATAGATGCTGACGGAGTACATATTGGTCAGAGTGATATGAAACTTATTGACGCAAGAAAAGTTTTAGGCAAAGAAAAGATTATTGGAGTTTCAGTGCAGACTGTTGAGCAGGCAGTTTCAGCAGAAAAATATGGAGCAGATTATCTTGGAGTTGGTGCTGTTTTTTCTACGAATACAAAAGATGATGCAGACAGTGTTTCTATAGAAACATTAAAGGCAATCTGTGCTTCTGTAAGTATTCCTGTGGTTGCCATTGGAGGAATTACTTTCGAAAACATTGCCGGCCTTTCAGGCAGCGGAATTAGTGGAATAGCTGCAATCAGTGCTATTTATGCTCAGAAAGATATAAGACTCTCATGTAAACTCCTTCATAATAAAGTTAGGGAATGTTTTTATGGTACGGACGCTTTCTGA
- the thiM gene encoding hydroxyethylthiazole kinase, which translates to MEIIKNVRQKMPLVHCITNYVTVNDVANIVLACGASPIMSDDKKDVEDITSICNGLCINIGTLNARTIKSMFIAGKKAQSLNHVLVLDPVGAGASRLRTRTAVKLMKKIHFDVIRGNISEIKTLAGKSGMTKGVDADSSDEVNEKNLEATVEWLKDFSRKTGSIIAVTGKIDFVTDGQKCFVIRNGDALMKSITGTGCQLSALLTAFVCAGKENSLEAAAMAVCVMGLAGEIAKTHLAEYEGNATYAKRIIDAVNNMTDEELEDGAKYEVR; encoded by the coding sequence ATGGAAATCATTAAAAATGTAAGGCAGAAAATGCCTCTGGTTCACTGCATCACAAATTACGTTACGGTGAATGATGTTGCTAACATTGTACTTGCTTGTGGTGCAAGTCCGATTATGTCAGATGATAAGAAAGACGTTGAAGATATAACTTCAATATGTAACGGGCTTTGCATTAATATAGGAACTCTTAATGCCCGTACAATTAAATCCATGTTTATAGCCGGAAAAAAGGCTCAGTCACTTAATCATGTTCTTGTCCTTGATCCTGTTGGAGCAGGGGCTAGCCGGTTAAGAACAAGGACTGCTGTAAAACTTATGAAAAAAATTCATTTTGATGTTATCCGGGGTAATATTTCAGAAATAAAAACCCTGGCAGGGAAGTCTGGTATGACTAAGGGTGTTGATGCGGATTCTTCCGATGAAGTTAATGAAAAAAATCTCGAAGCAACAGTTGAATGGCTGAAAGACTTTTCAAGAAAAACCGGAAGTATAATTGCAGTTACCGGAAAAATTGATTTTGTAACGGACGGACAGAAATGTTTCGTCATCAGAAACGGAGATGCTTTAATGAAATCAATTACAGGAACAGGTTGCCAGCTTTCTGCTTTGCTTACTGCATTTGTGTGTGCTGGTAAGGAAAATTCTTTGGAGGCAGCAGCAATGGCTGTATGTGTTATGGGACTTGCCGGAGAGATTGCAAAAACGCATCTTGCTGAATATGAAGGGAACGCTACCTATGCAAAACGGATAATAGATGCAGTCAACAATATGACGGATGAAGAACTTGAAGACGGAGCAAAATATGAAGTTAGATAA
- a CDS encoding lipid II:glycine glycyltransferase FemX, protein MNLTLTKVQPEIFPASDNLFQNHFWGKLKETTGQIPLYFEVTFEDEENSRHSFPLLVLLRKVKKVFKYAYIPRSPDEKIIPENKNCFLEELSEQIKQYLPETVAFIRYDLHWINREHSSRTEMLEIMMNYGTKKHNFKKAPTDYMCSSTCILNLNPAPQAMLKKMRQQTRNSIRRAYRENVTFSIYDAASPEIFQKLKDTYEMYRDTAQRKNFYCEKYKYFENIFILNKEFSEKKETEDFDEGIVPLDAQVPSPQFYLFTAQKNSIVLSGLILAICGTNAYYMYAASSMDMRHCMPNYGLQWEVIRFARSKGCTSYDFMGIPPNNDSSSPMAGLYIFKTGFGGDVIHFYGTWDYPINHKEYTTFCTGESLSIKN, encoded by the coding sequence ATGAACCTGACTCTTACAAAAGTCCAGCCAGAAATATTTCCAGCATCAGACAATCTTTTTCAAAATCATTTTTGGGGAAAATTAAAAGAAACCACGGGACAGATTCCACTTTACTTTGAAGTAACATTTGAAGATGAAGAAAACAGCCGGCATTCGTTTCCACTTCTAGTACTTCTCAGAAAAGTAAAGAAAGTATTTAAATATGCCTACATTCCACGCTCTCCTGATGAAAAGATAATTCCTGAAAATAAAAACTGTTTTCTGGAAGAACTCTCTGAACAGATAAAGCAGTATCTTCCTGAAACTGTCGCCTTCATCAGATATGACCTGCACTGGATTAACCGGGAACATAGTTCAAGGACTGAAATGCTCGAAATCATGATGAACTACGGAACAAAAAAACATAACTTCAAGAAAGCACCTACAGACTACATGTGCAGTTCAACATGTATTTTAAATCTCAATCCTGCTCCTCAGGCAATGTTAAAAAAAATGAGACAGCAGACACGAAATTCCATAAGACGTGCATACAGGGAAAACGTCACTTTTTCAATTTACGATGCAGCCAGTCCTGAAATATTTCAAAAATTAAAAGATACTTATGAAATGTACCGGGATACAGCTCAAAGAAAAAACTTTTACTGTGAAAAATATAAATACTTTGAAAACATATTTATTCTGAATAAAGAATTTTCAGAAAAAAAAGAAACAGAGGATTTTGACGAAGGTATAGTCCCTCTTGATGCACAGGTTCCATCACCACAGTTTTATCTCTTCACGGCACAGAAAAATTCAATTGTACTGAGCGGGCTTATACTTGCAATATGCGGAACAAATGCCTATTACATGTATGCAGCAAGCAGTATGGATATGCGTCACTGCATGCCGAATTACGGACTTCAGTGGGAGGTAATTCGCTTTGCAAGATCAAAAGGCTGCACAAGCTATGATTTTATGGGGATTCCTCCAAATAATGATTCATCCTCTCCTATGGCCGGACTATATATTTTTAAAACTGGCTTTGGAGGTGATGTTATTCATTTTTACGGAACCTGGGACTACCCTATTAATCATAAAGAATATACAACCTTCTGCACCGGAGAGAGTCTCTCCATTAAAAACTAA
- the arfB gene encoding alternative ribosome rescue aminoacyl-tRNA hydrolase ArfB codes for MDAEELHESILKNSQITFSRSGGKGGQNVNKVNTKVHLTLPLAAVRGITDEERERLCTKLSALINNEGCIYISVDDERFQEVNRKIAFDRIESRIVNALRIQKKRKKTKPTKASKEKKLKLKRIRSEIKKNRAKVLFL; via the coding sequence ATGGATGCAGAAGAACTTCATGAATCTATTTTAAAAAATTCTCAGATAACTTTTTCAAGAAGTGGCGGTAAAGGCGGTCAGAACGTAAATAAAGTAAATACAAAAGTTCATCTGACACTTCCTCTTGCTGCTGTAAGAGGTATAACTGATGAAGAACGTGAGCGGCTTTGCACTAAACTATCTGCATTAATAAATAATGAAGGATGCATTTATATTTCTGTTGATGATGAACGTTTTCAGGAAGTAAATCGTAAAATAGCTTTTGACAGAATTGAAAGCAGGATAGTTAATGCCCTGAGAATTCAAAAGAAACGAAAAAAGACTAAACCAACAAAGGCAAGTAAAGAAAAAAAGTTAAAGCTTAAAAGAATCAGAAGTGAAATAAAAAAGAATCGTGCAAAAGTTTTATTCCTGTAA
- a CDS encoding arsenate reductase family protein, with protein MIQIFGTNKNFDCKAAQRFFKERRVPFQFIDLKEKEMSAGEFDSVVTALSKREGGRTEAVEALVDKKSSEYSSFAYLDDSEKEDKLFDNQLKLLKQPVCRNGKTDATVGMEQKIWETWK; from the coding sequence ATGATTCAAATCTTCGGCACAAACAAAAATTTTGACTGCAAGGCGGCCCAGCGTTTCTTTAAGGAGCGGCGCGTTCCCTTCCAGTTCATCGACCTTAAAGAAAAAGAAATGTCTGCAGGTGAATTTGATTCTGTAGTTACTGCTCTTTCAAAAAGGGAAGGAGGCAGGACAGAAGCTGTAGAGGCACTTGTTGATAAGAAATCTTCAGAATATTCAAGCTTTGCTTATCTTGATGACAGCGAAAAAGAAGATAAATTATTTGATAATCAGCTGAAGCTTTTAAAACAGCCGGTCTGCCGTAATGGAAAAACAGATGCTACTGTCGGCATGGAGCAGAAAATCTGGGAAACATGGAAGTAA
- a CDS encoding ATP-binding protein produces the protein MISIKRDLYLNKLVTANHNGMIKVITGLRRCGKSFLLFNLFADFLKQEGIDDKHIIQIDLEDRGNKNLRNPDELLSYIDASIGDEKMYYVLLDEVQMVSDFEDVLNSYLNIKNVDVYVTGSNAKFLSKDVITEFRGRGYEIYILPLYFKELF, from the coding sequence ATGATTAGCATAAAGCGTGATTTATATTTGAACAAACTTGTTACTGCCAATCATAACGGTATGATAAAAGTGATTACAGGACTTCGCAGGTGCGGGAAATCTTTTCTTTTGTTTAATCTTTTTGCAGATTTTCTAAAACAAGAGGGAATAGATGACAAGCATATCATTCAAATAGATTTGGAAGACAGAGGAAACAAAAACCTGAGAAATCCGGATGAACTTTTGAGCTATATTGATGCCAGCATCGGCGATGAAAAAATGTACTATGTGCTTTTGGATGAAGTTCAGATGGTCAGTGATTTTGAAGATGTTTTGAACAGCTATTTGAACATTAAGAATGTCGATGTCTATGTGACAGGCAGCAATGCAAAATTTCTTTCAAAAGACGTGATAACAGAATTTAGAGGCCGAGGATATGAAATTTATATTCTGCCATTATATTTTAAGGAATTATTTTAA
- a CDS encoding Fic family protein, producing the protein MKSDGTFLTANQAAEKWNISERRIRVLCSQGKIPGAMQIGRGWRIPLDAVKPRDGRLTKQENLLSLIDEKKRHLDTLRPFTQGELERLNEQFVTEYTYNSNAIEGNTLTLRETDLVLRGLTIDRKPLSHHLEAIGHKEAFDYVASLVQKNEPLSERVIKDIHYLVLADKKEDRGTYRKIPVIIAGAAHEPVQPYLIQPKLESLLQDFARDERHIVTKLARFHIDFEAIHPFIDGNGRTGRLLVNLELMKAGFPPINIKFADRLAYYDAFDSYHVHHNLGAMESLFAKALLERLDFYIGLRKEEE; encoded by the coding sequence ATGAAATCAGACGGAACCTTTTTGACAGCTAATCAGGCTGCGGAAAAATGGAATATCTCAGAGCGAAGAATCCGGGTCTTGTGTTCACAGGGAAAAATTCCTGGAGCCATGCAAATCGGTCGTGGCTGGCGTATTCCCCTTGATGCTGTAAAACCCCGCGACGGGCGACTTACAAAACAGGAAAATCTTCTTTCCCTTATCGATGAAAAGAAGCGACACCTTGACACTCTTCGGCCTTTCACCCAGGGTGAACTCGAACGCCTTAACGAACAATTTGTCACCGAATACACTTACAACTCAAATGCCATAGAAGGCAACACTCTTACGCTGAGGGAAACAGACCTTGTTCTTCGTGGACTTACAATAGACAGGAAGCCACTTTCCCATCACCTTGAAGCAATCGGTCATAAAGAAGCATTCGACTATGTTGCAAGCCTTGTTCAGAAAAACGAGCCACTTTCAGAGCGTGTCATAAAAGACATTCACTATCTTGTCCTTGCAGATAAAAAAGAAGACCGCGGCACATACAGAAAAATTCCTGTAATAATAGCAGGAGCCGCCCACGAGCCAGTCCAGCCATATTTGATTCAGCCGAAATTAGAAAGTCTTCTTCAAGATTTTGCAAGGGATGAAAGACACATAGTCACAAAATTAGCCCGGTTCCATATTGACTTTGAAGCAATTCATCCTTTTATTGACGGCAACGGAAGAACTGGACGACTTTTAGTAAATCTTGAACTTATGAAGGCCGGTTTTCCGCCAATAAACATCAAGTTTGCTGACCGCCTTGCCTACTACGACGCATTTGACTCATACCATGTCCACCATAATCTTGGCGCAATGGAATCCCTTTTTGCAAAAGCCCTGCTTGAACGCCTTGATTTCTATATTGGACTGAGGAAGGAAGAGGAGTAA
- a CDS encoding DUF3375 family protein — MIRTDSNYFENLIKNDPGYSLLKSNSAGLVISFFYQEFIVFSKLSVLAADFEIHLGTFLKDHKEELNDFDAENLDESDESSLEQKDRKQKIRAYVEKWCKKGYLMRYHNNEREAVLELTPSILKLFNWLDDLKPKKFIGTESQFKSILDQLHDLYQHITEDTATRLKALRQEKANIEKEIKRLEEGGKVESYSPVQIFEMVDLCLRNGKDLLNDFRQVEDNFRQAGAEIYKKQSELNYSKGDILGFALDTDEKLRESPQGQSFDAFWKFIAEDNDNEINSIANAIIEKISATSEINQLDTLDTDFLLNFKKNLFEAGSKIIDTKHGITDRLSRVLQQNQNGNYQKLNSLITDIKKIASEKFKADDYTNQRDFMKFDTRAILTRSFVPVHPNMQKEFSEMEKFDSSDIDISDYNDLLTQFFIDRKQLIQNISAYRKKHVSQFTLGDLLSEYPITKGMAEIAVYYDLLNSEKDLTIDEGSREMIRYENKGNIIKVTVPKLIFKGGHNG; from the coding sequence ATGATAAGGACAGATAGCAATTATTTTGAAAATCTTATAAAAAATGACCCTGGCTACTCGCTCCTAAAATCAAATTCTGCAGGCCTTGTTATTTCTTTCTTTTATCAGGAGTTCATTGTTTTCAGCAAGTTGTCTGTACTGGCAGCAGATTTTGAAATTCATCTCGGCACCTTCCTAAAAGACCACAAAGAAGAACTTAATGATTTTGATGCAGAAAATTTAGATGAATCTGATGAGTCTTCTTTAGAACAAAAAGACAGAAAACAGAAAATCCGAGCATATGTTGAAAAATGGTGTAAGAAAGGCTATCTTATGCGCTACCACAACAACGAGCGTGAGGCGGTTCTTGAGCTGACTCCGAGCATTTTAAAGCTTTTCAACTGGCTTGATGACTTAAAACCAAAAAAATTCATCGGCACGGAATCCCAGTTCAAATCAATTTTAGACCAGCTGCACGATTTGTATCAGCACATTACGGAAGACACGGCGACACGGCTAAAAGCATTACGGCAGGAAAAAGCAAATATTGAAAAAGAAATTAAACGCTTGGAAGAAGGTGGTAAAGTCGAATCCTATTCTCCCGTACAGATTTTTGAAATGGTTGACTTATGTCTCAGAAACGGAAAAGATTTACTGAACGATTTCCGCCAAGTCGAGGATAATTTCAGACAGGCAGGTGCAGAGATTTACAAAAAGCAGAGTGAACTTAACTATTCAAAGGGTGACATTCTGGGCTTTGCGCTTGATACTGATGAAAAATTGCGTGAATCTCCGCAAGGTCAGTCTTTTGATGCTTTCTGGAAATTTATTGCAGAAGACAATGACAACGAAATTAATTCAATCGCGAACGCAATTATAGAAAAAATTTCTGCAACATCAGAAATAAATCAGCTTGATACTTTAGACACCGATTTTCTCTTAAACTTCAAGAAAAATCTCTTTGAAGCAGGAAGCAAAATCATAGATACAAAACATGGAATCACAGACAGATTGAGTCGTGTCCTTCAACAGAATCAGAACGGAAACTATCAGAAACTTAATTCGCTTATTACTGACATAAAAAAAATCGCTTCGGAAAAATTTAAAGCCGATGATTACACAAACCAGCGCGACTTTATGAAGTTTGATACAAGAGCAATACTTACACGTTCTTTTGTGCCAGTTCATCCGAACATGCAGAAAGAATTCAGTGAGATGGAAAAGTTTGATTCATCTGACATCGACATTTCTGATTATAACGATTTACTCACTCAATTTTTTATTGACCGAAAGCAGCTGATTCAGAATATATCTGCATACCGAAAAAAGCATGTTTCGCAATTTACATTGGGAGACTTACTTTCCGAATACCCCATCACAAAAGGAATGGCAGAAATTGCAGTCTATTATGATTTGTTAAATTCTGAAAAGGATTTGACAATTGATGAAGGTTCAAGGGAAATGATTCGGTATGAAAATAAGGGAAATATAATAAAGGTGACTGTGCCAAAACTAATTTTCAAAGGAGGCCACAATGGCTGA
- a CDS encoding DUF4194 domain-containing protein: MADSNLKPWSQVCIKLLQGPLFRQNVNDKLWEKLEMYESDIQAFFAILGVSVAIDKADGFAFLQQNDLNEEDDNVSRLIRQISLTEEQSFLCILLRDELNKFDNPNNSQNKSSVLILRESELYEQFAMFYTSKTDQITARNNFKKNLNRLCELGLLKEQNPDDMEKESEYEVRRYVRAKIDSKFCEEFMRKLKERETDNE; the protein is encoded by the coding sequence ATGGCTGATTCAAATTTAAAACCTTGGTCACAAGTCTGCATAAAACTGCTGCAAGGGCCGCTTTTCAGGCAAAATGTAAACGACAAGCTGTGGGAAAAACTTGAAATGTATGAAAGCGATATTCAGGCCTTCTTTGCAATTCTTGGCGTAAGCGTTGCAATTGACAAGGCGGATGGTTTTGCATTTTTGCAACAGAATGACTTGAATGAGGAAGATGACAATGTTTCAAGATTAATACGACAGATTTCACTTACCGAAGAGCAGTCCTTTCTCTGCATTTTGCTTCGTGACGAACTGAACAAGTTTGATAATCCTAATAATTCTCAAAACAAATCATCTGTCCTGATTCTGCGAGAGAGTGAACTTTACGAACAGTTCGCCATGTTCTACACATCAAAAACAGACCAGATTACGGCACGAAATAATTTCAAGAAAAATTTGAACCGTCTGTGTGAACTAGGGCTTTTAAAAGAACAGAATCCAGACGACATGGAAAAAGAAAGTGAATACGAGGTGCGTCGTTATGTCCGTGCAAAAATAGACTCAAAGTTTTGTGAGGAATTTATGAGAAAGCTCAAAGAGAGAGAGACTGACAATGAATAA